From Vibrio crassostreae, one genomic window encodes:
- a CDS encoding response regulator gives MANILLIDDDTELTSLLKDILSFEGFTVSEANDGYAGLEAINDEIDLILLDVMMPRLNGMETLKKLRENWETPVLMLTAKGEEIDRVIGLELGADDYLPKPFSDRELLARIRAILRRTQTTTAPKAVSDKVQYQDIEVFPGKQEAYCNGQLIDLTTTEFALLSHLIQNPGQVITKEALSLDVLGKRLAAFDRAIDMHISNLRKKIPERSDGKSRIKTLRGRGYLLVEED, from the coding sequence ATGGCGAACATTCTTCTTATTGATGACGACACCGAGTTAACCAGCTTACTCAAAGACATTCTGAGCTTTGAGGGCTTCACTGTTTCCGAAGCCAATGATGGCTATGCGGGACTTGAAGCTATCAATGATGAGATTGACCTGATTCTTTTGGATGTGATGATGCCGCGTCTTAATGGCATGGAGACACTAAAGAAACTGAGAGAAAATTGGGAAACGCCCGTGCTGATGCTGACCGCAAAAGGCGAAGAGATCGACCGTGTAATTGGCCTTGAACTTGGCGCAGACGATTATCTACCTAAGCCTTTCAGTGACAGAGAGTTGTTAGCGCGTATTCGTGCCATTTTGCGTCGGACTCAAACCACCACTGCACCTAAAGCGGTCAGTGACAAGGTTCAATATCAAGACATCGAAGTCTTCCCTGGTAAACAAGAAGCCTACTGCAATGGTCAGCTCATCGACCTCACCACAACCGAGTTCGCACTACTGAGTCACCTTATCCAAAATCCAGGGCAAGTGATCACCAAAGAAGCATTGAGCCTAGATGTGTTGGGTAAAAGGCTTGCGGCGTTTGACCGCGCAATTGATATGCACATCTCCAATCTGCGTAAAAAGATTCCTGAGCGTAGCGACGGCAAATCTCGCATCAAAACCTTACGAGGCCGTGGTTACTTATTGGTAGAGGAAGATTAA
- the cpxA gene encoding envelope stress sensor histidine kinase CpxA, with amino-acid sequence MRIPKITSLYGRIFAIFWFTMLLVLLSVLSLPHLDPRVARDVPADHLNKLERIAKFTEKRYAKEPNLGKIVFQLEAPRSRKDSRARIYLTDLEGAVLTSKRHSDYKLKAIRNFVTSIENPEVPKQKLYGHYMVAGPVPIKLAGEELLMYAGVKWNQPPPFLLRLFDKPLQLLLAVMLASTPLLLWLAWALSQPARRLERAAQRVAKGQFEVDPTLEKGTSEFRQAGESFNQMVEAVNQMISGQQRLLSDISHELRSPLTRLRMANALAIRKQGESQELERIDTEAQRLEQMISELLTLSRMQVDSHITREVQPISSLWEEILKDAQFEAEQMGKQLTFSEIPERSISGNPKLLMSALDNITRNAIYYGKDQVDVQFHVVQDQLTICVNDNGDGVPDDELDSIFRPFYRVSTARDRNTGGTGLGLTITESAIRQHSGTITASRSQLGGLQLEITLPILPV; translated from the coding sequence ATGCGTATCCCTAAAATCACCAGCTTATATGGACGTATCTTTGCTATCTTTTGGTTCACCATGTTACTGGTGCTTTTGTCGGTGCTGTCACTTCCCCATTTAGATCCACGTGTAGCACGTGATGTGCCCGCGGATCATCTCAATAAGTTAGAGCGTATCGCTAAATTCACAGAGAAACGCTACGCCAAAGAACCGAATCTGGGCAAAATTGTGTTCCAACTTGAGGCACCACGTAGCCGCAAGGATTCTCGCGCCCGCATCTACTTAACCGACCTTGAAGGAGCAGTCCTTACCTCTAAGAGACATTCAGACTACAAGTTGAAGGCAATTCGAAACTTTGTGACCTCAATTGAGAACCCTGAAGTGCCGAAGCAGAAGCTATACGGGCACTACATGGTCGCAGGTCCAGTACCGATCAAACTGGCGGGCGAAGAGTTGTTGATGTATGCCGGAGTGAAATGGAATCAACCACCGCCATTCTTGTTACGCCTGTTTGATAAACCTCTGCAGCTTTTGCTTGCCGTGATGTTAGCCAGTACCCCGCTATTATTATGGTTAGCTTGGGCATTGAGCCAACCTGCTCGCAGGCTCGAACGCGCAGCCCAGCGCGTAGCGAAAGGTCAATTTGAAGTCGATCCAACACTTGAAAAAGGCACTTCAGAATTCAGACAAGCGGGTGAGAGCTTTAACCAGATGGTAGAAGCGGTAAACCAGATGATTTCGGGGCAACAGCGACTGCTCTCTGATATTTCACACGAGCTCCGCTCCCCACTGACACGTCTGCGTATGGCCAATGCACTAGCGATTCGTAAACAAGGCGAGAGCCAAGAGTTAGAACGCATTGACACCGAAGCACAACGTCTGGAACAGATGATCAGTGAGCTACTGACGCTATCTCGTATGCAAGTCGACAGCCACATTACTCGTGAGGTTCAACCTATCTCGAGCCTATGGGAAGAGATCTTAAAAGACGCACAGTTTGAAGCTGAACAGATGGGTAAACAACTGACGTTCTCGGAGATCCCTGAGCGTTCTATTTCGGGTAACCCTAAGCTGCTGATGAGTGCGTTAGACAACATTACGCGTAACGCCATCTACTACGGCAAAGACCAAGTCGATGTGCAGTTCCACGTTGTACAAGATCAGCTGACAATTTGCGTCAATGATAATGGTGATGGTGTACCTGATGATGAATTAGATTCTATCTTCAGACCTTTCTATCGCGTTTCAACTGCCCGTGATCGCAATACCGGAGGTACTGGGCTTGGGTTAACCATTACTGAGAGTGCGATTCGCCAACACAGCGGCACCATCACGGCAAGCCGAAGCCAGTTAGGTGGATTACAACTCGAAATCACCCTACCTATCTTACCGGTGTAA
- a CDS encoding superoxide dismutase, producing MSHIFPELPYAYDALEPYIDAKTMEVHYSKHHRTYYDKFVAAVSGSELEQQSLTEIFANISQHSPAVRNNGGGYYNHILYWNCMSQDGGGEPTGELGDAIKSAFGDFETFQEQFAQAAINTFGSGFAWLVVEQGQLKIISTSNQDNPWMDTIASKGEPILALDVWEHAYYISYQNRRPDYINAWWNVVNWNAVAENYAQALANKA from the coding sequence ATGTCTCACATTTTCCCTGAACTGCCCTACGCTTACGATGCCCTAGAACCTTACATTGATGCTAAAACGATGGAAGTGCATTACAGTAAACACCATAGAACCTACTACGATAAGTTTGTTGCGGCGGTGTCTGGCAGCGAACTAGAACAGCAATCTCTGACCGAGATATTCGCAAACATCTCACAGCACAGCCCGGCAGTTCGCAACAATGGTGGCGGCTACTACAATCACATCTTGTATTGGAACTGCATGTCGCAAGACGGCGGTGGAGAACCGACAGGCGAACTTGGTGATGCTATCAAGAGCGCATTCGGAGATTTCGAGACGTTCCAAGAACAGTTCGCTCAAGCGGCAATCAATACCTTTGGTTCAGGCTTTGCGTGGTTAGTAGTAGAACAAGGACAACTGAAAATCATCTCAACCTCAAACCAAGATAACCCGTGGATGGATACCATCGCCAGCAAAGGTGAGCCAATTCTTGCGCTGGATGTTTGGGAACACGCTTACTACATCAGCTACCAAAACCGCCGCCCTGATTACATCAACGCATGGTGGAATGTGGTGAATTGGAATGCGGTTGCTGAAAACTATGCACAGGCACTCGCGAATAAAGCGTAA
- the trmL gene encoding tRNA (uridine(34)/cytosine(34)/5-carboxymethylaminomethyluridine(34)-2'-O)-methyltransferase TrmL, which translates to MFDIALYEPEIAPNTGNIIRLCANCGANLHLIEPLGFDFEEKKVRRAGLDYHDLARVKRHKNLEAFLEYLENEREGDFRIFACTTKTTGHHVDAKFQQGDVLMFGPETRGLPAEFIESMPMEQRIRIPMMPDARSLNLSNAVAIIAFEAWRQMGFEGAV; encoded by the coding sequence ATGTTTGATATCGCTCTATACGAACCTGAAATTGCACCCAATACGGGTAACATCATCCGCCTATGTGCTAACTGCGGCGCAAACCTGCACCTGATTGAACCGCTTGGCTTTGATTTTGAAGAGAAGAAAGTTCGTCGTGCTGGCTTGGATTACCACGACCTTGCACGAGTTAAGCGTCACAAGAACCTAGAAGCCTTCCTTGAGTATCTAGAAAATGAACGCGAAGGTGACTTCCGTATTTTTGCTTGCACAACGAAAACGACAGGTCACCACGTGGATGCAAAATTCCAACAAGGTGATGTGTTGATGTTTGGCCCAGAGACACGCGGCCTGCCTGCTGAGTTCATCGAAAGCATGCCAATGGAACAACGCATTCGCATTCCAATGATGCCAGACGCACGCAGCCTAAACCTATCTAACGCGGTTGCTATTATTGCATTCGAAGCATGGCGACAAATGGGCTTTGAAGGCGCGGTATAA
- a CDS encoding FxsA family protein: MFPILLLLFIFVPIIEIGLFIQVGGFLGLWPTIALVLITAFVGASLVRSQGIQTLMSVQGRLQQGEMPAQQILEGVMLAVAGVLLLTPGFMTDALGMLVLLPAPRAMIAKKMMEKMVVSNMSGGFHAGGQAGFGQSPFGQDPFNRDPSNQSKDGNTFEGEFEKKDDDNDRNRLN, encoded by the coding sequence GTGTTTCCTATCTTATTATTACTATTTATCTTCGTACCCATCATTGAGATTGGGCTATTTATTCAAGTTGGTGGCTTCTTAGGATTGTGGCCAACTATTGCGTTAGTGTTGATTACTGCATTTGTTGGTGCCTCACTGGTTCGTAGTCAAGGCATTCAGACACTAATGTCTGTACAAGGCCGTTTGCAACAAGGCGAAATGCCAGCACAGCAGATTCTTGAAGGCGTGATGCTTGCGGTTGCAGGTGTATTACTGCTGACTCCGGGTTTTATGACGGACGCACTTGGTATGTTGGTATTGCTGCCAGCACCAAGAGCGATGATTGCTAAGAAAATGATGGAAAAAATGGTGGTTAGCAATATGTCTGGCGGTTTCCATGCGGGTGGACAGGCTGGTTTTGGTCAGAGTCCATTTGGACAAGACCCATTCAATCGCGATCCCTCTAACCAATCAAAAGATGGCAACACCTTTGAGGGTGAGTTTGAGAAGAAAGACGACGACAACGATCGTAACCGCTTGAACTAA
- the aspA gene encoding aspartate ammonia-lyase encodes MATLSEAQVDAPQATRLEEDLLGQRHVPADAYYGIHTLRAVENFNISNVTISDVPEFVRGMVMTKKAAALANKELGVIPSEVAKYIIQACDLILDTGKCMDQFPSDVFQGGAGTSVNMNANEVVANVALELMGKEKGQYEFINPNDHVNRSQSTNCAYPTGFRISVYNSVLKLIDAIEYLKGAFELKSQEFNTILKMGRTQLQDAVPMTVGQEFHAWAVTINEEIKNLEYTSKLLLEVNLGATAIGTGLNAAPGYQGLAVKHLAEVTGLECVAAEDLIEATSDCGAYVMTHGALKRLAVKLSKICNDLRLLSSGPRTGFNELNLPELQAGSSIMPAKVNPVVPEVVNQVCFKVLGNDNTVSFAAEGGQLQLNVMEPVIAQSMFESLDILTNACVNLRDKCVDGITVNKEVCESHVFNSIGIVTYLNPYIGHHEGDIVGKICAETGKSVRDVVLERGLLSEEELDDIFSVENLMHPQYKAKRYE; translated from the coding sequence ATGGCTACTCTATCAGAAGCACAAGTTGATGCTCCTCAAGCTACTCGTCTCGAAGAAGATCTTTTAGGTCAACGTCATGTTCCGGCTGATGCTTACTACGGCATCCACACTCTACGCGCAGTTGAAAACTTCAACATCTCAAATGTAACGATCTCAGATGTACCTGAATTCGTTCGCGGTATGGTGATGACAAAGAAAGCTGCGGCTTTAGCAAACAAAGAGTTAGGTGTAATTCCTAGCGAAGTGGCTAAATACATCATCCAAGCTTGTGACCTAATTCTAGACACGGGTAAGTGCATGGATCAGTTCCCATCAGACGTTTTCCAAGGTGGTGCTGGTACTTCTGTAAACATGAACGCGAACGAAGTGGTTGCGAACGTGGCACTTGAGCTTATGGGCAAAGAAAAAGGCCAATACGAGTTCATCAACCCGAACGACCATGTAAACCGTAGCCAATCTACAAACTGTGCTTACCCAACTGGCTTCCGTATCTCTGTTTACAACAGCGTACTAAAACTGATCGACGCGATTGAATACCTAAAAGGTGCATTCGAGCTTAAGAGCCAAGAATTCAACACCATTTTGAAGATGGGTCGTACTCAACTTCAAGATGCAGTTCCAATGACGGTTGGCCAAGAGTTTCACGCTTGGGCTGTAACCATCAATGAAGAAATCAAAAACCTAGAATACACATCAAAGCTACTGCTTGAAGTTAACCTAGGCGCAACAGCTATCGGTACTGGTCTGAATGCAGCTCCTGGCTACCAAGGCCTAGCAGTTAAACACCTAGCAGAAGTAACGGGCCTTGAGTGTGTAGCGGCTGAAGATCTTATCGAAGCAACGTCTGACTGTGGCGCATACGTAATGACGCACGGTGCACTTAAACGTCTAGCGGTTAAACTGTCTAAGATTTGTAACGACTTACGTCTTCTTTCTTCAGGCCCACGCACTGGCTTCAACGAGCTAAACCTACCTGAACTGCAAGCGGGTTCTTCAATCATGCCTGCTAAAGTAAACCCAGTTGTACCTGAAGTAGTAAACCAAGTTTGCTTTAAAGTTCTAGGTAATGACAACACGGTTTCTTTCGCAGCAGAAGGCGGTCAGCTTCAATTGAACGTAATGGAACCTGTTATCGCACAAAGCATGTTTGAGTCTTTAGACATCCTAACAAACGCATGTGTGAACCTACGCGACAAGTGTGTAGACGGCATTACTGTGAACAAAGAAGTGTGTGAATCTCACGTATTTAACTCTATCGGTATCGTAACTTACCTAAACCCATACATTGGCCACCACGAAGGTGACATTGTTGGTAAGATCTGTGCAGAAACAGGTAAGAGCGTGCGTGATGTGGTTCTAGAGCGCGGTTTATTGAGCGAAGAAGAGCTTGATGACATTTTCTCTGTTGAAAATTTGATGCATCCTCAGTATAAAGCGAAGCGCTACGAATAA
- a CDS encoding anaerobic C4-dicarboxylate transporter, whose translation MIAVELFVVLLFIFLGARIGGIGIGFAGGAGVIALSLILGVPTSQSFIPIDVILIIMSVITAIASMQVAGGMDWLVQIAENFLRKHPERITFYAPIVTFVMTLMAGTGHTAFSTLPVIAEVAKGQGVRPSRPLSIAVVASQIAITASPISAAVVAFAAMLAPFGVDYLTLLMVCIPTTFIACMVGAVVANYMGSELKDDPVYQERLEKGLIKLATEEKREILPTAKKATYIFLAAIGFVVCYAAAISSSVGLIENPALGRNEAIMSVMLAAAAAIVLFTKIDAAKISSAPTFRSGMTACVCVLGVAWLGSTFVNAHVAEIKDVAGALLADYPWMLALVLFFASMLLYSQGATTVALMPAALAIGVAPLTAVASFAAVSALFVLPTYPTLLAAVEMDDTGSTRIGNYVFNHPFFIPGVVTISTAVALGFAFGGLFI comes from the coding sequence ATGATTGCAGTAGAACTATTTGTCGTCCTGCTCTTTATCTTTTTGGGGGCCAGAATTGGCGGTATCGGTATCGGTTTTGCCGGTGGTGCTGGTGTTATTGCCCTTTCACTTATTCTTGGCGTTCCAACAAGCCAATCTTTCATCCCGATCGACGTAATCTTGATCATCATGTCTGTTATCACCGCAATTGCTTCAATGCAGGTTGCTGGCGGTATGGACTGGTTGGTGCAAATTGCAGAAAACTTTTTGCGTAAGCACCCTGAACGTATCACCTTTTATGCGCCAATTGTGACCTTTGTAATGACACTAATGGCAGGTACTGGTCACACAGCATTCTCTACACTGCCTGTTATTGCAGAAGTAGCGAAAGGCCAAGGCGTACGTCCTTCTCGTCCACTGTCTATCGCAGTTGTCGCTTCTCAAATCGCTATCACGGCTTCGCCAATCTCGGCAGCGGTTGTGGCTTTCGCAGCAATGCTGGCACCGTTCGGTGTTGATTACCTAACGCTACTGATGGTTTGTATCCCAACAACCTTCATCGCTTGTATGGTTGGTGCGGTTGTTGCTAACTACATGGGTAGTGAACTGAAAGACGATCCTGTTTACCAAGAGCGTCTTGAGAAAGGCTTAATCAAACTGGCAACAGAAGAGAAACGCGAAATCCTTCCAACAGCGAAGAAAGCGACTTACATCTTCCTAGCAGCGATTGGTTTCGTGGTGTGCTACGCAGCAGCTATCTCTAGCTCTGTTGGCCTAATTGAAAACCCTGCACTAGGTCGTAACGAAGCGATCATGTCTGTGATGCTGGCAGCAGCAGCGGCTATCGTTCTGTTCACTAAGATTGATGCAGCTAAGATTTCTTCAGCGCCAACATTCCGCTCTGGTATGACGGCATGTGTATGTGTACTTGGTGTGGCTTGGTTAGGTTCAACATTTGTAAACGCACACGTTGCTGAAATCAAAGACGTAGCAGGCGCTCTACTGGCTGACTACCCATGGATGCTGGCTCTTGTTCTGTTCTTCGCTTCGATGCTGCTTTACTCTCAAGGCGCAACAACGGTTGCACTGATGCCTGCAGCACTAGCGATTGGCGTAGCACCACTAACAGCCGTTGCTTCTTTTGCTGCGGTAAGTGCGCTGTTCGTACTTCCAACTTACCCTACGCTACTAGCAGCGGTTGAGATGGATGACACAGGCTCAACGCGTATCGGTAACTACGTTTTCAACCACCCATTCTTCATTCCAGGTGTGGTAACAATCAGTACAGCGGTAGCACTAGGCTTCGCGTTCGGCGGTCTGTTTATCTAA